One Misgurnus anguillicaudatus chromosome 20, ASM2758022v2, whole genome shotgun sequence DNA segment encodes these proteins:
- the LOC129412684 gene encoding uncharacterized protein — MYAVVVLQDSHEVMVAASNWLTLAKTRCFWPPFKSPEKCKEALMNRIEPSTAGNPWEMLNIHFQGEHGTWEEAQKARDAIIQAYHITGIIKRPKLENPQEMTRNMFNSPLVPSISRMPADDNEEILQMLKEIKSKVNENSTMLKQLLKKDSPVSDPAPTSTSTQPKIKCNLNLPLKTLEDVERTEQELRNAAMRKKYIKYLSGLGGFGPKYVVKNIMQGVLIDDLAVKFNWQGRCDKRPPSSLALADVIQDAAFNRNITRENSQAEIKKYLGNIADRINRKRLRESGLGAENPN; from the exons ATGTATGCAGTTGTTGTCTTGCAAGATTCACATGAAGTGATGGTGGCAGCATCAAACTGGTTGACCCTAGCCAAGACCCGATGTTTTTGGCCACCATTCAAATCACCAGAGAAATGTAAAGAAGCTCTTATGAACAGAATTGAGCCTTCAACAGCAGGAAATCCATGGGAGATGTTAAACATTCACTTTCAAGGAGAACATG GCACTTGGGAAGAGGCTCAGAAGGCGAGAGATGCAATTATACAAGCATACCA CATCACTGGAATCATAAAAAGACCAAAACTTGAAAATCCTCAAGAAATGACCAGAAATATGTTTAATTCACCATTAGTACCATCCATATCCAGAATGCCAGCTGATG ACAATGAAGAGATTCTTCAAATGCTGAAAGAAATCAAGAGCAAAGTTAATGAAAACTCTACCATGTTAAAGCaactattaaaaaaagacaGTCCAGTTTCTGATCCAGCACCCACCAGCACAAGCACGCaacctaaaattaaatgcaacCTAAATCTACCTCTTAAAACCCTTGAAGATGTGGAGAGGACTGAACAAGAGCTTCGCAATGCAGCAATGCGCAAAAAATAT ATTAAATATCTGTCAGGGCTTGGAGGGTTTGGGCCAAAATATGTGGTTAAGAATATAATGCAGGGCGTCCTAATAGATGATTTGGCTGTAAAGTTCAACTGGCAGGGGAGATGTGATAAAAGACCCCCCTCTAGTCTTGCTTTAGCAGATGTAATACAAG ATGCTGCTTTCAATAGAAATATAACAAGAGAAAACAGTCAAGCTGAAATAAAGAAGTATTTGGGTAACATAGCTGATCGAATCAATCGAAAGAGACTAAGAGAGTCGG gtCTTGGAGCTGAAAACCCAAACTAG